In one Paramormyrops kingsleyae isolate MSU_618 chromosome 18, PKINGS_0.4, whole genome shotgun sequence genomic region, the following are encoded:
- the LOC111852189 gene encoding olfactory receptor 51F2-like, protein MEGNTTVYQPFGFFIMGFQGLKDTNYYFMFLGILYFGTLLGNFFLMMVIWHSEALHTPKYMVVFSLSVVDVSHSTALVPKCIDQFLFNSQFVPYNLCLTQMFFIHYFYTIESYSLVILAFERLVSICFPLRSSTIITSTRMVGIIAFCWVLAFTILATMVALITRLYFCKPIPVVVSYFCDHGPVFKMACSDNTVNWKVATLVMVITIFVPLAFILASYVCIVIAISRINSAEGRWKAVRTCTAHLILVAMFFMPILVIYTIAWINITIEVNTRILNTSLSMVLPALLNPIIYSLKTEEVMEQIKRLLRKHVIKPK, encoded by the coding sequence ATGGAGGGGAACACAACAGTTTACCAGCCATTTGGGTTTTTCATTATGGGCTTTCAGGGCCTGAAGGACACTAACTATTATTTCATGTTCTTGGGTATCCTTTACTTCGGAACGCTTCTAGGGAACTTTTTCCTGATGATGGTGATATGGCATTCTGAGGCTCTTCACACGCCAAAGTACATGGTCGTGTTCAGCCTATCCGTCGTTGATGTGAGTCACAGTACTGCCCTTGTGCCAAAATGCATCGATCAGTTCCTCTTCAACTCACAGTTTGTGCCGTACAACCTGTGCTTGACCCAGATGTTCTTCATCCACTACTTCTACACCATAGAATCATATTCTTTGGTTATCCTGGCTTTTGAGAGGCTGGTCTCCATCTGTTTTCCCCTGCGGAGCAGCACCATCATCACCAGCACCCGAATGGTGGGCATCATCGCTTTCTGCTGGGTCCTGGCCTTTACTATTCTGGCTACAATGGTAGCTCTGATCACTCGCCTGTACTTCTGTAAGCCAATTCCCGTTGTGGTAAGCTACTTTTGCGATCATGGCCCAGTGTTTAAAATGGCCTGCAGTGACAACACTGTGAACTGGAAGGTTGCTACACTTGTCATGGTAATTACCATTTTTGTGCCCCTGGCATTCATCTTAGCCTCGTATGTGTGCATTGTCATCGCCATCTCCCGAATCAATTCTGCCGAAGGGCGATGGAAGGCAGTGAGAACCTGCACCGCACACCTGATTCTGGTAGCAATGTTTTTCATGCCCATCCTGGTGATTTACACCATTGCATGGATTAACATCACAATTGAAGTTAACACCCGAATTCTTAACACATCACTGTCAATGGTCTTACCTGCCCTCCTGAACCCTATCATTTACTCGCTGAAGACAGAGGAGGTGATGGAGCAAATTAAGAGGCTTCTACGAAAGCATGTGATAAAACCAAAATAG
- the LOC111852190 gene encoding olfactory receptor 6N1-like, which yields MEGNTTFYQPFGFFIMGFQSLKDTNYYFMFLVILYIGTLLGNFFLMMVIWQSEALHTPKYMVVFSLSVIDVSHSTALVPKCIDQFLFNSQFVPYNLCLTQMFFIHSFHTIESYSLVILAFERLVSICFPLRSSTIITNTRMVGIIAFCWVLAFTLLATMVALITRLYFCKPIPVVVSYFCDHGPVFKMACSDNTVNWRITSLSLIVVIFLPLAFILASYVCIVIAISRINSAEGRWKAVRTCTAHLILVAMFFMPILVIYTIAWINITVDVNTRILNTSLSLVLPALLNPIIYSLKTEEVMEQIKKLLRKHVIRPKQYF from the coding sequence ATGGAGGGGAACACAACATTTTACCAGCCATTTGGGTTTTTCATTATGGGCTTTCAGAGCCTGAAGGACACTAACTATTATTTCATGTTCTTGGTTATCCTTTACATCGGAACACTTCTAGGGAACTTTTTCCTGATGATGGTGATATGGCAGTCTGAGGCTCTTCACACGCCAAAGTACATGGTCGTGTTCAGCTTGTCTGTCATAGATGTGAGCCACAGTACTGCCCTTGTGCCAAAATGCATCGATCAGTTCCTCTTCAACTCACAGTTTGTGCCGTACAACCTGTGCTTGACCCAGATGTTCTTCATCCACTCCTTCCACACCATAGAATCGTATTCTTTGGTTATCCTGGCTTTTGAGAGGCTGGTCTCCATCTGTTTTCCCCTGCGGAGCAGCACCATCATCACCAACACCCGAATGGTGGGCATCATCGCTTTCTGCTGGGTCCTGGCCTTTACTCTTCTGGCTACAATGGTAGCTCTGATCACTCGCCTGTACTTCTGTAAGCCAATTCCCGTCGTGGTAAGCTACTTTTGCGATCATGGTCCAGTGTTTAAAATGGCCTGTAGTGACAACACTGTGAACTGGAGGATAACTAGTCTATCactgattgttgtcatttttttgCCTCTGGCATTCATCTTAGCCTCGTATGTGTGCATTGTCATCGCCATCTCCCGAATCAATTCTGCCGAAGGGCGATGGAAGGCAGTGAGAACCTGCACCGCACACCTGATTCTGGTAGCAATGTTTTTCATGCCCATCCTGGTGATTTACACCATTGCATGGATTAACATCACAGTTGACGTTAACACCCGAATTCTTAACACATCACTGTCACTGGTCTTACCTGCCCTCCTGAACCCTATCATTTACTCGCTGAAGACAGAGGAGGTGATGGAGCAAATTAAGAAGCTTCTACGAAAGCATGTGATAAGACCAAAACAGTACTTTTAG
- the LOC111852151 gene encoding olfactory receptor 1f45-like — translation METTTQDLSNFTRPVGFYIRGFYGLKHTEYYFIFLAVMYVLTLVANLTLMFIIWFAETLHTPKYMAVFSLAVVDLSFSSALIPKAVHMYLFDSKFMYFNACLAQMFFVDYFASMEAFSLCVLAYDRLIAICFPLRSNSLNTKRKMMVIIIVTWSIPLVIDVVMVALIPPLPFCKSTVVNSFFCDHGPVFKIACGDYSPNWFMASFTTVSMYFVPFGFIALTYIFIIYAILNIASSEGRWKAFKTCSSHLLLVGMFFVPFFVTYVIAWVNINIDTDTRIINTSLSASIPPLLNPIIYSFKTEEILEQIKKILGMRKRNPN, via the coding sequence ATGGAGACGACAACGCAAGACTTGAGTAACTTCACGCGTCCTGTTGGATTTTACATCAGGGGATTCTACGGTCTCAAACACACTGAGtattactttatatttctggcGGTCATGTATGTCTTGACGCTTGTGGCAAATTTAACACTGATGTTTATCATATGGTTTGCAGAAACCCTCCACACACCGAAATACATGGCGGTGTTCAGCCTGGCCGTGGTAGATTTGAGTTTCAGCTCGGCTCTGATCCCGAAAGCCGTCCACATGTATCTGTTTGACTCTAAATTCATGTACTTCAACGCATGCCTGGCGCAAATGTTTTTCGTTGATTATTTCGCTTCGATGGAAGCGTTCTCTCTATGCGTTTTAGCTTATGACCGGCTCATTGCCATCTGTTTCCCTCTTAGAAGCAATTCGTTGAATACAAAACGTAAAATGATGGTAATTATAATTGTGACTTGGTCTATTCCGTTAGTAATAGACGTGGTCATGGTCGCACTGATTCCGCCTTTGCCATTTTGCAAGTCAACTGTAGTGAACAGTTTCTTTTGCGACCATGGTCCAGTGTTTAAGATAGCTTGTGGGGATTATTCTCCAAACTGGTTTATGGCTAGTTTTACCACAGTCTCCATGTACTTTGTGCCCTTTGGATTTATTGCACtgacatatatatttattatttatgcaaTTTTGAACATCGCATCCTCGGAGGGCAGATGGAAGGCATTCAAAACTTGCAGTTCCCATTTATTACTGGTGGGTATGTTTTTCGTGCCGTTTTTTGTCACTTACGTCATTGCCTGGGTTAACATTAATATCGACACGGACACACGAATTATTAATACTTCGCTGTCCGCTTCCATCCCTCCACTCCTCAATCCGATCATTTATTCCttcaaaacagaagaaattctggAGCAAATTAAAAAGATTCTCGGTATGAGAAAAAGGAACCCCAACTAG
- the coa4 gene encoding cytochrome c oxidase assembly factor 4 homolog, mitochondrial — MAVPTSPHNRRRPEDEDDPVDRMVDRTGCGEHHYAVQDCMAKHQDWRECQPQVLSFKECMAAYQKARKEQLLRKRLTETS, encoded by the coding sequence ATGGCAGTCCCGACCTCTCCGCACAATCGCCGACGGCCCGAGGACGAAGACGATCCAGTGGACCGTATGGTTGATCGGACGGGCTGTGGCGAACACCACTACGCCGTGCAAGACTGCATGGCGAAGCACCAGGACTGGCGGGAGTGCCAGCCGCAAGTTCTCAGCTTCAAGGAGTGTATGGCGGCGTACCAGAAGGCAAGGAAGGAGCAGCTACTGAGGAAAAGACTAACAGAAACATCATAG